In Primulina eburnea isolate SZY01 chromosome 3, ASM2296580v1, whole genome shotgun sequence, one DNA window encodes the following:
- the LOC140825405 gene encoding EIN3-binding F-box protein 2-like: MPALVNYRGDDEFYAGSTFCSRDSGFMFSLRSHEEIYCPSRKRPRVSVPDIFGGRLYEHKKPSIDILPDECLLEIFSRLPGGREKSAAACVSKHWLTLLSSLRNSDFFRIQTPNGMLDTMNIDKALNKDLDVECDGYLTRCVEGKKATDLRLSAIAVGTSSRGGLGKLSIRGSKSLRNVTNLGLSAISRGCPSLRVISLWNLPCISDEGLFEIAKECHLLEKLDLCQCPSISDRGIVAIAESCPNLVALTIESCTKIGNESLQAIAKYCPKLQSIAVKDCPFVGDQGIASVISSGSTVLTKVKLQGLNITDYSVAVIGHYGKAITTLTLSGLQNVSQKGFWVMGNAQGLQMLSSLAITSCWGTTDLSLEAMGKGCKNLKHLCLRKCCFVSDDGLVAFAKAAGSLESLLLEECNRITQKGILNSLSSSNSKLKSLSLVKCMGIKDISQESLTLSPCESLRSLSIRSCPGFGSRSLAMVGKLCPHLHHLDLSGLCGITDAGLLPLLECCQAGLAKVDLSECVNLTDEVIFSLARSHGKTLELLNLDGCQKVTDASLAALANSCPLLNDLDLSKCSISDFGVYALSCGVQQNLQILSLSGCSMISNKCMTALEKLGSTLVGLNLQHCNSISGGTIESLTEMLWRCDILS; the protein is encoded by the coding sequence GTGATGATGAATTCTACGCTGGGAGCACGTTTTGTTCCAGAGATTCTGGGTTCATGTTCTCGTTACGTTCTCATGAGGAGATCTACTGCCCTTCTAGAAAACGTCCACGGGTTAGTGTCCCAGACATTTTTGGAGGGAGACTATACGAGCATAAGAAACCATCCATCGACATACTCCCTGATGAATGCTTACTTGAGATCTTCAGTCGCTTACCCGGTGGCCGAGAGAAAAGTGCCGCTGCTTGTGTTTCCAAGCATTGGCTGACACTTTTGAGCAGTCTACGAAATTCCGATTTTTTCCGAATCCAAACCCCGAACGGAATGTTGGACACAATGAACATAGATAAAGCTTTAAACAAAGATCTTGATGTAGAATGTGATGGATACCTGACAAGGTGCGTAGAAGGCAAGAAAGCAACAGATCTTAGGCTTTCGGCTATTGCTGTTGGTACTTCAAGCCGTGGTGGGCTTGGAAAACTTTCCATCCGAGGAAGCAAATCTCTAAGGAACGTCACTAACCTTGGTTTGTCGGCGATTTCTCGTGGCTGCCCTTCTCTCAGGGTTATTTCATTGTGGAATCTGCCCTGTATTAGTGATGAAGGCCTATTTGAAATCGCAAAGGAATGCCATTTGTTGGAGAAACTAGATCTTTGTCAATGTCCTTCAATTTCGGACAGAGGGATAGTTGCAATTGCAGAGAGCTGTCCCAATTTGGTTGCATTAACAATTGAATCTTGCACAAAAATCGGCAATGAGAGTCTGCAAGCCATTGCTAAATACTGTCCCAAGTTACAATCAATAGCCGTCAAAGACTGCCCATTTGTTGGAGATCAGGGTATTGCTAGTGTCATTTCCTCAGGTTCTACGGTCTTGACGAAGGTGAAACTGCAGGGCCTGAATATCACCGACTACTCTGTCGCTGTTATAGGGCACTATGGAAAAGCCATCACCACGCTTACTCTTAGTGGGCTTCAAAATGTGAGCCAGAAGGGATTCTGGGTAATGGGAAACGCTCAAGGTCTTCAAATGCTGTCATCCTTGGCGATAACTTCGTGTTGGGGTACAACAGATTTGAGTCTCGAAGCAATGGGAAAGGGCTGCAAAAACCTGAAACACTTGTGCCTTCGTAAGTGTTGCTTTGTGTCCGATGATGGTCTTGTAGCTTTCGCCAAAGCTGCTGGTTCTCTTGAAAGCTTGCTATTGGAGGAGTGCAACAGGATTACTCAAAAAGGGATTCTGAACTCTCTTTCAAGCTCCAACTCGAAACTAAAGTCCCTTTCCCTGGTTAAGTGCATGGGTATTAAAGATATATCTCAAGAATCTCTGACCCTTTCTCCTTGTGAATCCCTTAGATCTTTGTCCATCCGCAGCTGCCCTGGATTTGGAAGTCGTAGCTTGGCCATGGTTGGAAAGCTCTGCCCACATTTGCATCACTTGGATCTAAGTGGACTTTGTGGAATCACAGATGCTGGTCTTCTACCACTTCTCGAGTGTTGCCAAGCTGGGCTTGCTAAGGTTGATCTTAGTGAATGTGTGAACTTAACCGATGAAGTTATCTTTTCTTTGGCTCGATCTCACGGAAAAACACTTGAACTGCTAAATCTTGATGGTTGCCAAAAGGTTACTGATGCGAGCTTGGCAGCCCTTGCAAATAGCTGCCCTTTACTGAATGATCTTGATCTTTCAAAGTGTTCAATCTCAGATTTTGGTGTTTATGCTTTATCTTGTGGAGTGCAACAAAATTTACAGATCCTCTCGCTATCTGGCTGCTCTATGATATCAAACAAGTGCATGACAGCTCTTGAAAAACTTGGGAGCACACTAGTTGGATTAAATCTCCAGCATTGCAATTCTATCAGCGGCGGCACCATTGAGTCTTTGACGGAGATGTTGTGGAGATGCGACATCCtttcataa